From Cucumis melo cultivar AY chromosome 1, USDA_Cmelo_AY_1.0, whole genome shotgun sequence, a single genomic window includes:
- the LOC103500499 gene encoding probable E3 ubiquitin-protein ligase XERICO isoform X1 translates to MGLSSLPAPSEGVLNVILVNTALSISLFKCIVRLILHMVGIRLSWPSSVVPSTDSFESSSELGDPIFGSSWNYLDMFRNRYPRIRFDKVQSSERREHDCSVCLTQFEPESVINHLSCGHLFHTECLEKWLDYWNITCPLCRTPLMSEEEKSCFWYGYQILALLQVEHPTRYNVEIYK, encoded by the exons ATGGGTCTCTCCAGTCTCCCAGCTCCGTCTGAAGGAGTTCTGAACGTGATTCTTGTAAACACTGCTCTATCTATTTCCTTGTTCAAATGCATTGTTCGTTTAATCCTTCACATGGTAGGAATCCGTCTCTCATGGCCATCATCTGTAGTCCCTTCAACAGATTCCTTTGAAAGTTCCTCAGAGTTGGGAGATCccatttttggctcttcttggAATTACCTTGACATGTTTCGAAACCGATATCCAAGGATTAGATTTGATAAAGTACAgagttcagaacgtcgtgaacATGACTGCTCGGTCTGTTTAACTCAATTTGAACCTGAATCGGTGATAAATCACTTATCTTGTGGCCATCTTTTTCACACAGAATGCTTGGAGAAGTGGCTGGACTACTGGAACATCACATGCCCTCTTTGCAGAACTCCTCTAATGTCTGAAGAAGAGAAATCTTGCTTTTG GTACGGCTATCAGATTTTGGCACTCCTGCAAGTTGAACATCCAACTCGATACAACGTAGAAATTTATAAATGA
- the LOC103500499 gene encoding probable E3 ubiquitin-protein ligase XERICO isoform X3 gives MGLSSLPAPSEGVLNVILVNTALSISLFKCIVRLILHMVGIRLSWPSSVVPSTDSFESSSELGDPIFGSSWNYLDMFRNRYPRIRFDKVQSSERREHDCSVCLTQFEPESVINHLSCGHLFHTECLEKWLDYWNITCPLCRTPLMSEEEKSCFCFQPP, from the exons ATGGGTCTCTCCAGTCTCCCAGCTCCGTCTGAAGGAGTTCTGAACGTGATTCTTGTAAACACTGCTCTATCTATTTCCTTGTTCAAATGCATTGTTCGTTTAATCCTTCACATGGTAGGAATCCGTCTCTCATGGCCATCATCTGTAGTCCCTTCAACAGATTCCTTTGAAAGTTCCTCAGAGTTGGGAGATCccatttttggctcttcttggAATTACCTTGACATGTTTCGAAACCGATATCCAAGGATTAGATTTGATAAAGTACAgagttcagaacgtcgtgaacATGACTGCTCGGTCTGTTTAACTCAATTTGAACCTGAATCGGTGATAAATCACTTATCTTGTGGCCATCTTTTTCACACAGAATGCTTGGAGAAGTGGCTGGACTACTGGAACATCACATGCCCTCTTTGCAGAACTCCTCTAATGTCTGAAGAAGAGAAATCTTGCTTTTG TTTTCAGCCTCCTTAA
- the LOC103500499 gene encoding probable E3 ubiquitin-protein ligase XERICO isoform X2: MGLSSLPAPSEGVLNVILVNTALSISLFKCIVRLILHMVGIRLSWPSSVVPSTDSFESSSELGDPIFGSSWNYLDMFRNRYPRIRFDKVQSSERREHDCSVCLTQFEPESVINHLSCGHLFHTECLEKWLDYWNITCPLCRTPLMSEEEKSCFWIFAKAL, translated from the coding sequence ATGGGTCTCTCCAGTCTCCCAGCTCCGTCTGAAGGAGTTCTGAACGTGATTCTTGTAAACACTGCTCTATCTATTTCCTTGTTCAAATGCATTGTTCGTTTAATCCTTCACATGGTAGGAATCCGTCTCTCATGGCCATCATCTGTAGTCCCTTCAACAGATTCCTTTGAAAGTTCCTCAGAGTTGGGAGATCccatttttggctcttcttggAATTACCTTGACATGTTTCGAAACCGATATCCAAGGATTAGATTTGATAAAGTACAgagttcagaacgtcgtgaacATGACTGCTCGGTCTGTTTAACTCAATTTGAACCTGAATCGGTGATAAATCACTTATCTTGTGGCCATCTTTTTCACACAGAATGCTTGGAGAAGTGGCTGGACTACTGGAACATCACATGCCCTCTTTGCAGAACTCCTCTAATGTCTGAAGAAGAGAAATCTTGCTTTTG